Genomic segment of Phycisphaerales bacterium AB-hyl4:
AACAGACCGCCATCCGGACGATCAACATCACCGCCTGACAGGAGCTCAGCCTGAGGCCCTAAGCCTCAAGCCCGCGAAACCATGAGCCTTGGCAACGCCCTCAACATCGGTCGATCCGGTCTGCTGAACTCGCAGACGGCGCTGCAAACGGTGGGTCACAACCTCACCAACGCGGCGACGCCGGGCTATCGCCGTCAATCAGTTGCGCTCCAGCCCGCCGGCTCGCAGCGGATCGACCAGGGCACGTTCGTCGGGCAGGGTGTACAGCTTCAGGCCATCACCCGTCAGATCAACGAAGCGTTGGAAAGCCGACTTCGCGGTGCAACGGCAGACGAGTCGAAGTCGGGTATTCAAGTCGACCTGTTCGCGCAGCTCGAAGCGATTCAAGGTGAATATGACAACGGGGCGCTGTCTGGCCAGCTCGGCGCGTTTTTCAACGCGTGGAGCAACCTGGCGAACAATCCGCAGGACACCGGCCTTCGCGCGCTGGTGACCGAGGAAGCCGAGGGGCTGATCCGTCTTATCGAAGGCCAGCATCAGGATCTGGTCGCGATGCGCACGCAGATCGACAAGACGGCCGGCGCTTCGGCTGAGCACATCAACGAACTGCTTGGCAAGATCGAGCAGCTGAACAGTCGTATCTCGCAAGCCGAGGCCGGCCAGGGTGGAGCGAACGACCTTCGCGACCAGCGCGACATGGCGCTGAGTGAACTGGCCCAGCACCTCGACATTTCCACCGTTGAACATGGCAACGGCAAGGTCGACGTGTTCGTCGGTTCCCTGCCGATCGTGATCGACGGGAAGAGCCGAGGCGTCGAACTGCACGAGCGCACCATCGACGGCGAGCCCGTCACGCAGCTTCGCGTCAAAGCAGACGGCAGCGCGCTCGACCTGCGCAGCGGCCAGCTTGGCGGCATGCTCGCGTTCCGCGACGGCGTGCTCGCCGAGGCGATCAACACGCTGGATACGTTTGCCCATCAGCTCATCGGGCAAGTCAACCACATTCACAGTCAGGGGCAGGGCACGTCGCTGTTCGATGAAGTGACCGGTACGACGAAGGTCAAAGACCCTGACGCGGTGCTTAACAGCGAAGCGGCCGGCCTCGCCTACCCGCCCGGCCACGGTTCGTTCCAACTGCACCTCACACAAAAATCCACCGGGCAGACCACCTCCCACACCATCGACCTCGATCTCGACGGCATAGACGGCGACGACATCACCTTCAACGACCTGGTCAGCCAGATCAACGACGTCGCCAACGTCAACGCTTCGATCACCAACGACGGCCGACTGCGCATTGCCACTGACACCGGCGACTTCCAGCTCAGCTTCAGCGACGACAGCTCCGGCGTGCTTGCCTCGCTGGGCATCAACACGTTTTTCACCGGCAGCAAGGCCCGCGACATCGGCGTCAACCCGACCATCCGCCAATCGCCCGGCCTGCTCGCGGTCGGACAGAACCACGAAGCGGGCGACAACAGCAACGCGCTCGCCATCGCCGACCTGCGCAAGCAGGGCGTCGACGCGCTCGGCGGCAACAGCCTCACCGAATACTGGAACCGTCACGTCGAGCAACTCGCAAGCCAGGCGTCGAACGCCCGCAATAAACTCGCTTCCGACCAGACGGTGCGTGAAAACCTCCAAACCCGCCAACAGTCGATCTCCGGCGTCAACATCGATGAGGAAGCCATCGACCTCATGCGCTACCAGAGCAGCTACCAGGCCAGCGCCCGCTTCCTAAGTGTCGTCGATGAAATGATGCGAACCCTCTTAGCCATGGTGTAACCCCCGGTCTCCCGAGCAAAACGATGTCCAGCATCCCTCCGAGCATGTTCCGCACCAGCACACAGATGCACTCCAACCAGGTGCTGTCAGTTTTGCGGCAGACCCAGTCGCAGATGCTCGACGCGGAACGCCAGATCGCGACCAACCAGAAGTACGGCCGACCGTCCGACGGCGCCGCCAAAGCCCCCGCTATCCTCCACCTCACCCAGCAACTCGCCGCGCGCGGTCAGTACGAACAGAACCTCGACCACGCGCTGGGCATGCTCGACATGACCGACGCCACGTTACGCGAGGTGAACACGCTGCTGCTGGACGCCAAGACCGGCGCGATGGGTGAGATCGGCATGGAGTCGAGCGCTGAAAGCCGAAAGGCCCAGGCCCTTGTGGTTGATTCGCAGATCAAGGCGATGGTCGACCTTGCTAACCAGAAGTATCAGAACATTCCGCTGTTTGGCGGTACGGCCGGCGGCGGCAAGCCCGTGTTTGAAGAGTTTCTCGGCGGCATCCGCTACACCGGCACGCAGAAGAACCTCAACGCCGACACCGGCAGCACATACGCGCAGCCGTTCAACAGCAACGGTGTGGACGCATTCGGGGCGCTCTCGTCGCGCGTGCAGTCGATGATCGACCTTCAGCCGCAGGCCTCGGCGGGCACGCGCGTCAAGGATGTCGCCGGCGCAACCAACCAGGGCGTGCGTACCGGCACGGTTCGCGTCAGTGTCAACGGTCAGAGCGTGGATGTTGACCTGAAAAACATCGACACGCTTGGCGATGTCACGAAGCGCATCAACAACGCTATCAATCAGCTCGACGCCGGAGCAGGCTCGCTGAACATCGCAGGCGATGGTTTCGAACTTGATGTTAACGGCGGCAATGACATCGTGATCGAAGACATCGGCGGCGGGAAAACGGCGGGCGACCTGGGCATCCGCCTCGATACGAACGACAACGTCGGCCCCAGCGTCAACCGGATGTTGAGCAATCGCACATCGTTGGCCGAGCTTGGTGCGGGCATCGACTGGGCTGGCGGGTTGCAGATCACGCACGGCGAGCAGACCAAGGTCGCCGACTTTTCCAACGCCCAGACGGTTGAAGATCTTAAGAACGTGATCGCGGACCTTGATCTCGGCCTTCGCCTGGAGATCAACAACGCGGGCACGGGGATGGACTTGGTCAGCGAGGTCAGCGGCATTTCGCTGTCGATCGGCGAGAACGGCGGCACGACCGCCAGCGATCTCGGCCTGACCACGCTCGGCAGCAACACCAGCCTCAGCGACTTCCGCAACGGCCAGGGTGTGGAAACGGTCAAAGGCGAAAATGACCTGCGCTTCACGCTCAGCGATGGCACGAGCTTTGACGTGAACCTTGATGGCGTGACGCAGGTCGGGGAGATGATCGCTCGCATCGAAGCCGCGGCCGACGTCGCGGGCGCGGGTGGTCAGTTCAGTGTCGGCTTCGCCGGGCAGGGCAACGGCATCGTGTTTCAGGACAACACCGGCGGCACGGACAACTTCAGCATTGCGGGCATCAACCAAAGCCAGGCCGCGAAGCATCTTGGCATTGAGCAAAGTGTCGCTGCGGGCGAAACGATCGACAGCGGCGACCAGGCGCAGGTGCGCGTTGACAGCATTTTTACGAATTTGATCGATTTGCGAAATGGTTTGGAGAAAAACAGTGACTCTGGCATCTCACTTGCTGGAGAGAGAGTAGAAGAAGATCTTGACCGCCTGACACAAGTGCGAGCACACGTCGGCGTCGAGGCAAAAAGGGTCGAACAGGACCAGAGTCGGTCGAAAGATCGCAAACTTTCTGAGCAGACGATGCTCAGCAACCTGCAGGAAACGGATATGACGGAAGTCATCACCAAATACGCGCAATTGCAGCATCAATGGCAGGCGTCGCTGCAGATCGGTGCGCAATCCATGCAGATGAGTCTATTGGATTTCTTGCGCTAGAAGGCGCAATGCTTGCGCGGCGGTGAGGTCAAGGCCAGCCCGACCCCACCGCCCTTGGAAGTCCGGCAGGATGCCGGGCCCCGTCAGATGGATCTGGCGGGTGTGTCACCAGGATGGATGGCTGGGAAGGATCGAATAGCCATGCGAATTGAAACTTCGCGGTTCGGCAGTGTTGAAGTGGACGAAGCCCGCACGATCCGTTTTACCAAGGGATTGCTCGGCTTCCCCGGGTACACGGACTACGTGCTTCTGGAAGCCGGCGACGAAAGCTACTTCTGGTGGCTGCAGTCAACGCAGTCGCCCGAGCTGGCGTTCGTCGTGACGGACCCGAGCCTGTTCGTGCCGACGTACCGCGTGCCGGTGCGTGAGCCGCAACTGGATGATCTCGGTGCCGGCTCGCCGGACGAGGTGCAGGTGTTCGTCATCGTCAACAAGCGAGACGGCATGTTGACCGGCAACCTGCAAGGCCCGTTGGTCGTGAGCGTGCACCAGCGCCTCGGCGAGCAGCTTGTCCTCTCCGACCGCCGATTCACGACACGCGTCCCGCTGATGGAACTGGCGGGCAAGGTGCGTGCGGCGAGTGCGTGAACAGGAAGAGGTTTCTGGTTGCTGGTTTCGGGTTTCTGGTTGGGCCTTTGTCGGCTTAACCAGAAACGAGAAACCAGGAGCCAGAAACCCATGAACGAAACCCGACGCACGGATGTGTCGGAAGCAAGGCCCAAGGAAGGAGCCGAGCATCATGCTGGTGCTATCCCGTCAACGGGACGAAACAATCATGATTGGCGACGAGGTGGAAATCACCATCGTCGACATTCGAGGTGACAAGGTGCGACTGGGCATCACCGCTCCGCGGGCGATCCAGGTGCACCGCAAAGAGGTGTATGAAGCGATCCGACGTGAAAATGCCGACGCCGCTCGCGTGCAGGTGGAAGACCTGCGTGATATGGATCGGCAGCTACAAGACAACCACCGACGAAGGCCGGGCGAGACCAACGGCGCCCACCGTCGATCGGTGAACCCATAAACCCTGGCGGCATGAGCCGCATCGTCGTATCGCCGGCCTGAAGGAGTCTGAGCCGGCAATGAGCATGGATTACAGGCGACAATCAAGGAGGATTGTCCAATGTCACGAATCAACACAAATGTTTCCGCTCTGATTGCCCGACATAACCTGGAACGGTCCAACAACGACCTGTCCACACGTCTGCAGCGATTGAGCACGGGGCTCAAGATCAATCGCGGCGCTGACGACCCGGCGGGTCTGATCGTCTCCGAACGACTGCGAAACGAAATCGCCGGCGTCACGAAGTCGATCGACAACGTCGAACGCGCCAGCAACGTCATCGCCACCACTGAAGCCGCCTTGCAGGAAATCAACAACCTGCTCGTCGACATCAAGGGCCTTTCCATTGAAGCCGCCAACACTGGCGCCTTCTCCAGGGAAGAGGTCGAGGCGAACCAGTTGCAGATTGACTCGGCCATCGAGTCGATCAGCCGCATCGCCAACACCACCAGTTTCGCTGGGCTCAAGCTGCTCAACGGCTCGCTGGACTACATCACCGAGAACGTCACGACGTCGCAGATGACCGATGTACGCGTTTACAGCGCGAACTTCGGCAAGAACGACAGCGTGCCGGTCAACGTCGAAGTGCTCAACTCCGCCCAGCGCGGCGAGTTGATCATTGATGGCGATGACGGCGGTGTCGCCGCCGGGGCCCTCTCCGCTGCTGTGACCTTCGAGGTCCAGGGTAAAAACGGCGTGGAGGTATTCACCTTTGCCAGCGGCACGACACTCTCTGCCATGTCCCGTGCGATCAACGCAGTGACGGACTCGACGGGTGTTTCCGCCGCCTTGGTCAATCCAGCCGACCACACGGATGGCCTGCGCCTGACGACCACCGCGTTCGGTTCGGATGAGTTCGTCGCGGTTCGCAAGGTCGAAGGCGGCGAAAACTTCCAGACCTACGACACCGCCGGCGCCGCCACTGCTCGGCAGTCCGGCGACGACGTGGTCGCCCTGGTCAATGGCAACCTCGCTGTGGGCAAGGGGCTCAATGTGAGCCTGCGAAACCCCGCGCTCAACCTCGAGTTTACGCTCAGCGAAGGCGCAGCCCAGACAGTCGGCGAACAGTACGAGTTCGATATCACCGGCGGCGGGGCGACCTATCAGCTCGGCCCGCAGGTGAACACCCAGCAACAGGCCGGCTTCGGCATCCAGTCCGTCGCCGCGTCGCAACTGGGCAACAGCTTGGTGGGCTTCCTCAGCTCCGTTCGCTCTGGCGGTGCAAACGCGCTGACCAAGGGTGGCGACGCCGCGAAGCAGGCCGCCAACGTGGTCAACATCGTCGACACGGCCACGAACCAGATCTCCACCTTGCGTGGCCGACTCGGCGCGTTCGAACGCAACACGCTGCAAACCACGATGCGAAGTTCGCAGATTGCGCTTGAGAACCTCACCGCTTCGGAAAGCTCCATCCGCGATACGGACTTTGCCGAGGAGACCGCGATGATGACTCGTGCCCAGATTCTCCAGCAGGCGGGCACATCGACGCTCGCGATGGCGAACAACACGGCATCGAGCGTGCTGTCGCTGTTGGGCTGATTGGCAAGGTAACAAGGTAATCGGTTCGTAGTTGTCGAAAATGATGGGATCAATTGGTAAAGCCCACGGATGGCCATCCGTGGGCTTTATCGGTTGGTTGTTGTCGTGCGACGACCTTGTTGTCAATGGACTGTGAATGATCCGGGCTAATGCGACGCGAGCGGTTCGGTGAGGGTGAGGTGGAGGTTGTCGTATGCGAGGTGGACGTTGTCGGGCAGGCGGTCTTCCAGATCGGCGTGGCGAATGTCGTGCGCGATGTGGGTGAGGTAGGCCTGCTTCGGGCGGAGGTGGTTGATCAGGTCGAGCGCCTGTTCGACGGTGAGGTGCGTGGGGTGATGACGGTAGCGTAAGGCGTCGAGGATGAGCACGTCGAGGTCCGTGACGTGCGGAAGCGTTTCGGGGGGGATGGTGGAGACATCGGTGCAGTAGGCGACGCGTCGGCCGTGGTAGTCGATGTGATAGCCGACGATGGGCAGTCGGCCGTGCATGAGGCGGAGGGGGGTCCACGTCGCGCCGTAGAGGTCGAGCGGTTGTTCGACGGTGATGGGGCGGGTGATGAGATTGGCGACGAATGAGGGGTTGACGTTTTTGTGTGATGCGAAGATGTGAGGGAACATGCGCTGGAGCGTTTGGATGACGCCTGGCTCGGCGTAGATGTCGAGCGGGGCGCGCATGACGGCGTTGAATCGGCGAAGGTCGTCGATGCCGAAGATGTGGTCAGCGTGGGCGTGGGTGTAGAGCACGCCGTCGAGTCGATCGAGTCGGTGGTGCACCGCCTGGAGGCGGATCTCGGGAGCGGTGTCGATGAGCAACTGACGGGTAGGCGGCGCGGCGTCTTCGTCGGTCGCGGCGTCGGGGTACCGTACGAGGATGCTGCAGCGGCTTCGCTGGTCGCGGGGGTCGTCGGAGCGGCAGACTTCGCAGTCGCAGCCGATCATGGGGATGCCGGCGCTGGTGCCGGTGCCGAGGAACAGCAGTTCGATTGACATGTTGGCGATTGTAGAAAATCGGCACGTGTAGCGGGCGCGATCCGTGCGGGCTGGCCGGTTTACCCGCGGGCTTGGGGGCGTGTCGCAGGGCGGGGGAAGCCCCAGGCGGCGGCGAGGGCGTCGGCGGCGAGCTCGGGGTCTTCGTCAGGCCAGCGGCCGGCGTTGCGAAGGTGGGCGTGGGCCAACTCGTGCGCGATCAGCCAGTGGACAAACGGCCGCGGCCGACGGGCGAGCGTGCGCTTGAGCACGACGCTGCGGCTGCAGCTGTCCCGCGACGGGGCGGACATCGGCACGCTGACGCCTTCGCCGGTGGTCGGGTCATAATCGCAGAGCATGAAGGCGGGGTCGTCCATGAGGTCTCGCTGCACGGTTTCGGGCAGGGCGCGGACGACGTGGGCGGTTTCGCCATGGATGAACCGGTCGAGTGCGAACCGATCGAGCCAACGGTCGACGGGGCAGGGGGAAGTTCCAAGTCCTGCGTTTCGCGTTTCGTATTGTTTCGGGTGGTCGCTCATGGCAAAAGGGCAAGCCGGCAGTTCAGGAACCGGAGATCAGGCTCGTGGTGGCGATCGCGGGCAGGTCGAGGTCGGCGTGCTCGCCCCGTTGATGATAGTCGAAGGCGAGGCCGGCGATCATGGCAGCGTTGTCGATGCAGTACGTCATGGCGGGCAGGTGCACGGTGACACCCCGTTTTTCGCCGAGCTCGGCCACGCGTTCGCGGAGCAGCGAGTTGGCGCTGACGCCGCCGCCGACGAGCAGGGCGTGCGGCGGCTGGCCGAGGGCAGCCATGTGATCGAGGGCGCGGTTGAGCTTGGTGATGAGCACGTCGACCACGGCCTGCTGGAATGAGGCTGCGAGGTCGCGGCGCTGCGGGTCGGTGAGGTCGTCGGCGGAGCGTTCG
This window contains:
- the flgK gene encoding flagellar hook-associated protein FlgK — translated: MSLGNALNIGRSGLLNSQTALQTVGHNLTNAATPGYRRQSVALQPAGSQRIDQGTFVGQGVQLQAITRQINEALESRLRGATADESKSGIQVDLFAQLEAIQGEYDNGALSGQLGAFFNAWSNLANNPQDTGLRALVTEEAEGLIRLIEGQHQDLVAMRTQIDKTAGASAEHINELLGKIEQLNSRISQAEAGQGGANDLRDQRDMALSELAQHLDISTVEHGNGKVDVFVGSLPIVIDGKSRGVELHERTIDGEPVTQLRVKADGSALDLRSGQLGGMLAFRDGVLAEAINTLDTFAHQLIGQVNHIHSQGQGTSLFDEVTGTTKVKDPDAVLNSEAAGLAYPPGHGSFQLHLTQKSTGQTTSHTIDLDLDGIDGDDITFNDLVSQINDVANVNASITNDGRLRIATDTGDFQLSFSDDSSGVLASLGINTFFTGSKARDIGVNPTIRQSPGLLAVGQNHEAGDNSNALAIADLRKQGVDALGGNSLTEYWNRHVEQLASQASNARNKLASDQTVRENLQTRQQSISGVNIDEEAIDLMRYQSSYQASARFLSVVDEMMRTLLAMV
- a CDS encoding flagellin: MSSIPPSMFRTSTQMHSNQVLSVLRQTQSQMLDAERQIATNQKYGRPSDGAAKAPAILHLTQQLAARGQYEQNLDHALGMLDMTDATLREVNTLLLDAKTGAMGEIGMESSAESRKAQALVVDSQIKAMVDLANQKYQNIPLFGGTAGGGKPVFEEFLGGIRYTGTQKNLNADTGSTYAQPFNSNGVDAFGALSSRVQSMIDLQPQASAGTRVKDVAGATNQGVRTGTVRVSVNGQSVDVDLKNIDTLGDVTKRINNAINQLDAGAGSLNIAGDGFELDVNGGNDIVIEDIGGGKTAGDLGIRLDTNDNVGPSVNRMLSNRTSLAELGAGIDWAGGLQITHGEQTKVADFSNAQTVEDLKNVIADLDLGLRLEINNAGTGMDLVSEVSGISLSIGENGGTTASDLGLTTLGSNTSLSDFRNGQGVETVKGENDLRFTLSDGTSFDVNLDGVTQVGEMIARIEAAADVAGAGGQFSVGFAGQGNGIVFQDNTGGTDNFSIAGINQSQAAKHLGIEQSVAAGETIDSGDQAQVRVDSIFTNLIDLRNGLEKNSDSGISLAGERVEEDLDRLTQVRAHVGVEAKRVEQDQSRSKDRKLSEQTMLSNLQETDMTEVITKYAQLQHQWQASLQIGAQSMQMSLLDFLR
- the fliW gene encoding flagellar assembly protein FliW, with the protein product MRIETSRFGSVEVDEARTIRFTKGLLGFPGYTDYVLLEAGDESYFWWLQSTQSPELAFVVTDPSLFVPTYRVPVREPQLDDLGAGSPDEVQVFVIVNKRDGMLTGNLQGPLVVSVHQRLGEQLVLSDRRFTTRVPLMELAGKVRAASA
- the csrA gene encoding carbon storage regulator CsrA, which encodes MLVLSRQRDETIMIGDEVEITIVDIRGDKVRLGITAPRAIQVHRKEVYEAIRRENADAARVQVEDLRDMDRQLQDNHRRRPGETNGAHRRSVNP
- a CDS encoding flagellin, whose translation is MSRINTNVSALIARHNLERSNNDLSTRLQRLSTGLKINRGADDPAGLIVSERLRNEIAGVTKSIDNVERASNVIATTEAALQEINNLLVDIKGLSIEAANTGAFSREEVEANQLQIDSAIESISRIANTTSFAGLKLLNGSLDYITENVTTSQMTDVRVYSANFGKNDSVPVNVEVLNSAQRGELIIDGDDGGVAAGALSAAVTFEVQGKNGVEVFTFASGTTLSAMSRAINAVTDSTGVSAALVNPADHTDGLRLTTTAFGSDEFVAVRKVEGGENFQTYDTAGAATARQSGDDVVALVNGNLAVGKGLNVSLRNPALNLEFTLSEGAAQTVGEQYEFDITGGGATYQLGPQVNTQQQAGFGIQSVAASQLGNSLVGFLSSVRSGGANALTKGGDAAKQAANVVNIVDTATNQISTLRGRLGAFERNTLQTTMRSSQIALENLTASESSIRDTDFAEETAMMTRAQILQQAGTSTLAMANNTASSVLSLLG
- a CDS encoding MBL fold metallo-hydrolase; protein product: MSIELLFLGTGTSAGIPMIGCDCEVCRSDDPRDQRSRCSILVRYPDAATDEDAAPPTRQLLIDTAPEIRLQAVHHRLDRLDGVLYTHAHADHIFGIDDLRRFNAVMRAPLDIYAEPGVIQTLQRMFPHIFASHKNVNPSFVANLITRPITVEQPLDLYGATWTPLRLMHGRLPIVGYHIDYHGRRVAYCTDVSTIPPETLPHVTDLDVLILDALRYRHHPTHLTVEQALDLINHLRPKQAYLTHIAHDIRHADLEDRLPDNVHLAYDNLHLTLTEPLASH